The genomic DNA GTTTATTCTGCAAGCTACGTTAGTAGGGTGAAGGTAAGTGATTGTTTAATTTTAACTGGAGCTTTTGAATCTAAAGACATTCTGCAATAGAAAGAAAATTAAAATATATCATAAAGTTTCTACGAGTGACATCTATCCTGAATTTCCCTCTAAAAAAATAGTTTTACATATACTTAAAAGATTTACATAAAATCATTAAAGTTTTAAGTATACTTAAAACTTTAATATAAGGCTAAAATCAATGGATTTTGAAATAGCAGACTTTCCTTTTTTAAAAAGAGAACTCTATGTAAATCGGTTTCTCCCATTTTTGGATAAGAACATTATAAAAATTCTCACTGGTCATAGACGAGTGGGTAAGAGCTATATGCTGTTTCAAATTATTGAGATGCTACGAGAAAAAGGCATTAAGTCTGAGCAGATTGTTTATATAAATAAGGAATTAGCAGAATTTGCATCCATTAAAAACCACAAAGACCTTTTATCCTACATCGAAAAATTAAAGAAAAAGAAGAAACAAAAAATTTATCTCTTCATTGATGAAGTTCAGGAGATAGAAAAATTTGAAACAGCACTTCGAAGTTTACTGGCAGAAAATCTTTATGATATTTATTGCACAGGAAGTAATGCAAATATTTTATCGGGTGAGTTGGCAACCAATCTAGCTGGTCGTTATATTGAATTTAAAATTTACAGTCTTTCGTATCCAGAATTTCTTAACTTTCATAAATTAAAAAATAACAAAGACAATTTATTGCAATATTTTAAATTTGGAGGATTACCTTTTTTAATTCATCTAGAACTCAAAGAAGAAATTGTATCAGAATACATGCGCAATATTTATAATACAATTTTGTTAAAAGATGTAGTTGCTCGTTATCAACTTAGGAACGTTGCTTTTCTGGAAAGACTTTTGGAATACTTAGCGGATAATACGGGTAGCCTCGTGTCAGCTAAGAGTATTAGTGATTTTCTGAAATCCCAAAGAATCAATATATCACCTAATGTTATTTTGAATTATATTTCTTATCTAGAAAGTGCATTTATTATTTTTAAGGTGCAACGAGCAGAAATTGGAGGAAGAAAAATATTTGAAATTGGAGAAAAATACTATTTTGAAGAAATAGGAATTCGTAGAACCTTACTAAACTCTAACATCTCCGATATTCATAAAGTATTGGAAAATATCATTTATCTGCATCTGCGCATTGCCGGCTATGATGTGCGCATTGGTAAACTTGACAATAAAGAAATTGATTTTGTATGCTCTAGGAAAGATGAAAAGCTTTATATTCAAGTTGCCTATTTGATTCCTGATGAAAAAACATTCGAGCGAGAATTTGGAAATCTTCTTCTAATCAAAGACAATTTTCCCAAGTATGTGGTTTCAATGGATGAAAGGGCAGAAGGCAATCATAACGGCATTAAGCATATACATATTCAGAACTTTCTAACTAAAATCATAAAAGATACTTTACCTTAACTTTTCATTATTCTTATGCCTATCTTTATCGCGTGACGTATTTTTCTCGATGGTTTGTTTTAATGCATCTTCTAAAGAAATTCCCATTTGGTTGGCGAGACAAATCAATACAAATAATACATCACCCATTTCCGATGGAATTGATTTTTCTAAATCTGACTTTTTAAAAGACTGATCTCCATAAGTCCTAGCGACTAATCGTGATAATTCCCCAACTTCTTCCATTAAGAGAGCAAGATTAGTCAATTCACTAAAATACCTTACACCAATGGTAGTAATCCATTCATCAACTTGTTTTTGAGCCTGGTTTAGAGTTAAATCGTTGTTATTCATAATGGCTTTACTCCTGTCACCTCGAACGGTATCATCGTCCACCATTCGCTCGGTCGCGAACCAGCGCCTTCGCAAGGTCTATCTAGCTTAATACTATCATTGTATTGTAATATAGATTTCTCACGGCGCAAATTTTGATGCTGCTAGTTCGAAATGACTGTTCAAATTTTCGCCCTTATCCTCATCTGTGTCCATCGGTGTCCATCGGTGTTAAAATCTTTTCCAAAAGTATATCTGTAATTTCTGGATAACAGCCGCCGCTTAGATGGTGGACGTCTACGAATTTCTGGCATTGGATGGAGCTAGCATAGTCAACCAGGTTTAATACGGGTATGCCGCTTTTGTTTGCGAATTCGATTTTGTCTTTCCACCATACTTCATAAAAATCTGATTCATCAAGAAGTTTTTGTAATGGTTTAGAAATTATGGGTTTGTAGACTATAACTTTTATATTGTTTTGCTTGCAGGTTTCTAAAAATTTTTCAAAGAACTTTTTTTGTGCAGTAGATTCCTTGAAAGATTTGTTTCCCTGTTTACGAAAGGCTTGCGCGTAATAGCTCTTAGACTCTTTTTCGAAAACATCTTCTGGTATTTCATGGATGATTGGATTTGGAATCCCGCCATTGTTTTGCTTGGTTGCGAGATGAACCATCGAGTTAAAATATTCGAATCCGGCAATCTTGTTTTTATCTTTGATTCTTTGCATTGCGATGTTTAGTCTGGGAGGGAAACGCACTACACTAAATAGATTCGCATGAACAAAACTTTCCATTTCATCACTAGAAAAAATATCTTTATTTTCATACATGAATTTCCAATCATAGGAAAACTTTAAAGCATATTCATTGGCTGCATCCTGAAAAATTTCCGGTATGATTTCCAAAACCGCATAGTCTATCTTTGCCCCTGTATTCAGCACTGTTTGTAAATTATAATACAAATAGGATGGAGGTGCCATTGGTGCGGAGAAGTTATATGTCGTTATCCGTTCATCTTTTTCGTGAATGTATTTATGAGAAAACTCTCCCATATGAGATGTGCCGAAAAGGATTAAAAGTTTCTCTTCAGGCTTCTTGTTAGATTGGTATGCGAGCAGTTGTTCAAGTAAGGCTCCTTTCTCTGCGTAGAATGAATACTCAATCCTTGACTCTGTGTATTTTCTAACAAAGTCAGTCCCGAAAAATTTATCGAAGCAAAAAATAAATCCTGCGAGTAGGAGGGGGTATAATAAAAATTTGTGTTTTAAAAATGTTTCGTTCATAGTTTAGAATTGGAAGTATACAAATTCCTTTCCGGATTTGCTATACAGACTGATGAGGAAAAGTAAAATTATATAGGCGAGTGGGATTAAAATTTTTCTCGATTTTAGAATCCAATTTGGAACAGCCTCAAAGTATTGAGCGAGTTGAATGATAAAACTAAAAAAACATAAATAGAGAATTGTTTCAAAGTCAGTTACGCTGATTGGGTTTCCAGAAGACACTGTAAGAATTTTTTTCATGATTAACAGATAATCGCCCATATTGTTAGATCGGAACATTATGGCTCCAATAACGAAAACATGGTAGGCATAGAAAATACAAACTAATTTCCACAAGAAACTAGTCGATGTTATCCGCCAATTGAATCTTTCGAATACTCTTTCTAGAGCCAAGATTACTCCATGGTAAAAACCCCAGAGGATATAAGTGAAATTTGCCCCATGCCAGAGTCCACCCAATGTAAATGTTAGTATCAAATTAATATAAGAACGAAATTCACCCTGTCTATTTCCTCCGAGCGGTATATAAAGATAATCCCTTAGCCATGTAGACAGTGTGACATGCCAGCGTTGCCATAAGTCTCTAGCTGAATCTGCAAGAAAGGGTGAACGAAAATTTTCAGGAATTCTAAATCCGAGTAGAAAGGCGCATCCACGGGCTATGTCAGTGTAACCGCTAAAGTCACAATATATCTGCCAGGTGAAAGCATGTGCAACTAATAGAATAGTAATCCAATCATAATTAGCCGGAGCAGTCCATACCGGATCAATGAGCAGAGCCAGGTTATCAGCGATTAGAACTTTCTTTAAAATTCCAAGTGCAATGAAGCT from Leptospiraceae bacterium includes the following:
- a CDS encoding nucleotide pyrophosphohydrolase; the protein is MNNNDLTLNQAQKQVDEWITTIGVRYFSELTNLALLMEEVGELSRLVARTYGDQSFKKSDLEKSIPSEMGDVLFVLICLANQMGISLEDALKQTIEKNTSRDKDRHKNNEKLR
- a CDS encoding MBOAT family protein yields the protein MLFTSLLFAAFFLVVYIVFWSIPNQKGKEFWLLIASIVFYGSWSLGFLVHFLAVVGINYYFIHLLHKNQSKRLINTAVIINLVNLGLFKYFYFFTDIFASLSGISALTNLRTSTTFKIILPLAISFYTFQMLAYIIDVYRKKVEKEISLLDFTIFILFFPQLIAGPIMRSQDFLPELKNIKAKPEYLSPGLSFIALGILKKVLIADNLALLIDPVWTAPANYDWITILLVAHAFTWQIYCDFSGYTDIARGCAFLLGFRIPENFRSPFLADSARDLWQRWHVTLSTWLRDYLYIPLGGNRQGEFRSYINLILTFTLGGLWHGANFTYILWGFYHGVILALERVFERFNWRITSTSFLWKLVCIFYAYHVFVIGAIMFRSNNMGDYLLIMKKILTVSSGNPISVTDFETILYLCFFSFIIQLAQYFEAVPNWILKSRKILIPLAYIILLFLISLYSKSGKEFVYFQF
- a CDS encoding DUF1574 family protein codes for the protein MNETFLKHKFLLYPLLLAGFIFCFDKFFGTDFVRKYTESRIEYSFYAEKGALLEQLLAYQSNKKPEEKLLILFGTSHMGEFSHKYIHEKDERITTYNFSAPMAPPSYLYYNLQTVLNTGAKIDYAVLEIIPEIFQDAANEYALKFSYDWKFMYENKDIFSSDEMESFVHANLFSVVRFPPRLNIAMQRIKDKNKIAGFEYFNSMVHLATKQNNGGIPNPIIHEIPEDVFEKESKSYYAQAFRKQGNKSFKESTAQKKFFEKFLETCKQNNIKVIVYKPIISKPLQKLLDESDFYEVWWKDKIEFANKSGIPVLNLVDYASSIQCQKFVDVHHLSGGCYPEITDILLEKILTPMDTDGHR
- a CDS encoding ATP-binding protein: MDFEIADFPFLKRELYVNRFLPFLDKNIIKILTGHRRVGKSYMLFQIIEMLREKGIKSEQIVYINKELAEFASIKNHKDLLSYIEKLKKKKKQKIYLFIDEVQEIEKFETALRSLLAENLYDIYCTGSNANILSGELATNLAGRYIEFKIYSLSYPEFLNFHKLKNNKDNLLQYFKFGGLPFLIHLELKEEIVSEYMRNIYNTILLKDVVARYQLRNVAFLERLLEYLADNTGSLVSAKSISDFLKSQRINISPNVILNYISYLESAFIIFKVQRAEIGGRKIFEIGEKYYFEEIGIRRTLLNSNISDIHKVLENIIYLHLRIAGYDVRIGKLDNKEIDFVCSRKDEKLYIQVAYLIPDEKTFEREFGNLLLIKDNFPKYVVSMDERAEGNHNGIKHIHIQNFLTKIIKDTLP